DNA from Aquaspirillum sp. LM1:
CGGCAATCAGCGCTACCGGCCAGCCAATCTGCTGACGCCGGCCAGCGGCCAGGTTCAGCGCGACAAAGGCAATGGCACCAAAGGCAATGCCATCGGCAATCGAAAAGGTGAAGGCCATGGTCAGCGCACACAGCAGCGCTGGTGCAGCTTCAGTAATATCATCCCAGTTCAGCAGGGCAAAGCCCTTGAGCATCAGCATGGCCACATACACCAGCGCTGGCGCAGTGGCCCATACCGGAATGGTGGCGGCCAGCGGGGCAAAGAACAGGCTGGCCAGAAACAGCACCGCCACCGTCACGGCGGTCAGCCCGGTGCGCCCGCCAGCGGCAATGCCCGTGCTGCTTTCCAGATACGACGTGGTGCTCGACGTGCCAAGCAGCGCGCCCACACTGATGGCCGTGCTGTCGGCCAGCAGCGCCCGGTTCAGCCGTGGCAGCCGGCCCTGAGCGTCCAGAAACGGGCCGCGTTGCGCCACGGCAATCAGCGTGCCTGAGGTTTCGGTCAGGCTCATCAAAAAGAACCCCAGCACCACGCTCAACACTGCCGGGGCCAGCGCGCCGGGAATATCCAGCTGCAGCCAGGTGGGTGCCAGCGAGGGCGGCAAGGCAAACACCCCGGTGTATGGCGTCAGGCCGAGCAGCACCGATACGGTAGTAATCACCAGAATCCCCAGCAAAATCGCCCCCGGCACGCGCCAGCGCTCCAGGGTGACAATCAGCGCAAAACCGGCCAGCGCCAGCAAGGGCTGCGGCTTGTGCAAATCGCCCAGCCCCACCAGGGTATCCGGATTGGCCACCACCACGCCGGCCTGTTGCAGCGCAATCAGCGCAATGAACAGCCCGACACCAGCGGAAATGGCTTGCTTGAGCGACAGCGGAATCCCATTAACAAAGCCTTCGCGCAGCCGGGTCACGCTGACCAGCATGAACAGCACGCCAGAGACAAACACCGCACCCAGCGCGGTCTGCCATGACATCCCCAGCCCCTTGACCAGGCCAAAGGTGAAAAACGCATTAATGCCCATGCCTGGTGCCTGGGCAATCGGGTAGTTGGCCAGCAGCCCCATCACCGCCGAGCCGATGGCGGCAGCCAGGCAGGTGGCCACAAACA
Protein-coding regions in this window:
- a CDS encoding NCS2 family permease, coding for MFESLFQLRAAQTSVRTEMLAGLTTFLTMASILFVNPEILAQAGMDHGAVFVATCLAAAIGSAVMGLLANYPIAQAPGMGINAFFTFGLVKGLGMSWQTALGAVFVSGVLFMLVSVTRLREGFVNGIPLSLKQAISAGVGLFIALIALQQAGVVVANPDTLVGLGDLHKPQPLLALAGFALIVTLERWRVPGAILLGILVITTVSVLLGLTPYTGVFALPPSLAPTWLQLDIPGALAPAVLSVVLGFFLMSLTETSGTLIAVAQRGPFLDAQGRLPRLNRALLADSTAISVGALLGTSSTTSYLESSTGIAAGGRTGLTAVTVAVLFLASLFFAPLAATIPVWATAPALVYVAMLMLKGFALLNWDDITEAAPALLCALTMAFTFSIADGIAFGAIAFVALNLAAGRRQQIGWPVALIAGVFVLKYVLG